One genomic region from Streptomyces sp. NBC_00582 encodes:
- a CDS encoding intradiol ring-cleavage dioxygenase, whose protein sequence is MTTAYTSHLTQAVVDSLKGTADPRLRELLASLVRHLHAFVSETEPSMAEWERAIGFLTATGQTCTDTRQEFVLLSDVLGVSMLVETINSEGRADVTESTVLGPFHMTESPVRALGADIDLVGGGEPCVVGGRVLSPDGTPLPGAVLDVWQANPEGYYDVQQPGVQPAGNGRGLFTADDEGRFWFRTCVPSPYPIPTDGPVGELLKATGRHPYRPAHIHFIASAEGHTPVTTHIFVAGSDHLDSDAVFAVKESLVKDFAETDDPALAREFGVPNPFRYARFDLVLNPARS, encoded by the coding sequence ATGACCACTGCGTACACCAGCCACCTCACCCAAGCGGTCGTCGACAGCCTGAAGGGCACGGCCGACCCCCGGCTGCGCGAGCTGCTCGCCTCCCTCGTCCGCCATCTGCACGCCTTCGTGAGCGAGACCGAGCCGTCCATGGCCGAGTGGGAGCGGGCCATCGGCTTCCTCACGGCGACCGGGCAGACCTGCACCGACACCCGCCAGGAGTTCGTCCTGCTGTCGGACGTCCTCGGCGTCTCCATGCTCGTCGAGACGATCAACAGCGAAGGCCGGGCGGACGTGACCGAGTCGACGGTGCTCGGCCCCTTCCACATGACCGAGTCCCCGGTCCGCGCGCTCGGCGCCGACATCGACCTGGTCGGCGGCGGCGAACCCTGCGTGGTCGGCGGACGGGTGCTGTCCCCGGACGGCACCCCGCTGCCGGGCGCGGTCCTCGACGTCTGGCAGGCGAACCCCGAGGGCTACTACGACGTCCAGCAGCCCGGCGTCCAGCCCGCGGGCAACGGACGGGGACTGTTCACCGCCGACGACGAGGGCCGCTTCTGGTTCCGCACCTGTGTGCCGAGCCCCTACCCCATCCCCACCGACGGCCCGGTGGGCGAGCTGCTGAAGGCCACCGGACGCCACCCCTACCGGCCGGCCCACATCCACTTCATCGCCTCCGCCGAGGGACACACCCCCGTCACCACCCACATCTTCGTCGCCGGCAGCGACCACCTCGACTCGGACGCCGTCTTCGCGGTCAAGGAGAGCCTCGTGAAGGACTTCGCCGAGACCGACGATCCCGCGCTGGCCCGGGAGTTCGGCGTCCCCAACCCCTTCCGGTACGCCCGTTTCGACCTCGTGCTCAACCCGGCCCGGTCATGA
- a CDS encoding maleylacetate reductase has translation MREFVHEAQPMRVVLKPGAAVTATPGEAERLGLRRLLVVSGPRGAHTARTVADALGDSCAGLHTEARMHVPAEVADRAVEAARELGADGCVAVGGGSAIGLGKVIALRTRLPLIAVPSTYSGSEMTPVWGLTEHGAKRTGRDPSVLPRSVVYDPELTLSLPVPLSVTSGLNAVAHAAEALYAPDASPLVALTAEEGARAMTAALPALATAPEDLDARGRALYGAWLCGAALGATTMGLHHKLCHVLGGTFGLPHAETHTVVLPYALAFNAPAAPEAMAALGRALDTDDVPNALRDLARRLGAPRSLAGLGLKEADLPLAATAATAQAYPNPRPLTTEGVLDVLRAAWAGDEPRPAP, from the coding sequence ATGAGGGAGTTCGTCCACGAGGCCCAACCCATGCGGGTCGTCCTGAAGCCCGGCGCCGCCGTCACCGCCACCCCCGGCGAGGCCGAACGCCTGGGACTGCGACGGCTGTTGGTCGTCAGCGGCCCCCGGGGCGCGCACACCGCCCGGACGGTCGCCGACGCCCTGGGCGACTCCTGCGCCGGGCTGCACACCGAGGCCCGGATGCACGTGCCCGCCGAGGTCGCCGACCGGGCCGTCGAGGCGGCCCGCGAGCTCGGGGCCGACGGCTGTGTGGCCGTCGGCGGCGGCTCCGCCATCGGCCTCGGCAAGGTGATCGCGCTGCGCACCCGCCTGCCCCTGATCGCCGTGCCCTCCACCTACTCCGGCTCCGAGATGACCCCCGTCTGGGGCCTGACCGAACACGGCGCCAAGCGCACCGGCCGCGACCCGTCCGTACTGCCCCGCAGCGTCGTCTACGACCCCGAGCTCACCCTGTCCCTCCCGGTGCCCCTCTCCGTCACCAGCGGTCTCAACGCCGTCGCCCACGCCGCCGAGGCCCTGTACGCCCCCGACGCCTCACCGCTGGTGGCGCTGACGGCCGAGGAGGGCGCCCGCGCGATGACGGCCGCCCTGCCCGCCCTCGCGACGGCCCCCGAGGACCTCGACGCCCGCGGCCGCGCCCTGTACGGGGCCTGGCTCTGCGGCGCCGCCCTCGGCGCCACCACCATGGGCCTGCACCACAAGCTCTGCCATGTCCTCGGCGGCACCTTCGGCCTGCCGCACGCCGAGACCCACACCGTGGTCCTGCCGTACGCCCTCGCGTTCAACGCGCCCGCCGCCCCCGAGGCGATGGCCGCGCTCGGCCGCGCCCTGGACACCGACGACGTACCGAACGCCCTGCGGGACCTGGCCCGCCGTCTCGGCGCACCCCGCTCCCTCGCCGGACTCGGCCTGAAGGAGGCCGACCTGCCCCTCGCGGCCACCGCGGCGACCGCGCAGGCGTACCCCAACCCCAGGCCCCTCACCACGGAAGGCGTCCTGGACGTCCTGCGAGCGGCGTGGGCCGGCGACGAGCCCCGCCCCGCACCCTGA
- a CDS encoding YceI family protein: MPLGLLRRRPKNASGDAPARLFPLPAGAGAVVREVLDPVNQPLGAAEVTVTELRGHQVVARGTTDPYGLFTAVLPPGGYSVLIVAEGLEPHRETVDVVADAGLVTQRVWLQPGRQAELPVPGTWLFDPPHTAIRFIARHVGMAHVHGRFERFEGGIQVAQDVSDSRVHVRIDASSITTGNHTRDTHLRSADFLDVKQFPYIDFRSTRFAYRGGSRWTLQGTLTMHGVSRSVALDTTYLGMVNGGYGEELRCAALARSELHREDYTLNWRSMLARGIAVVGPTVQLELDVQAMYRTHDTPTPPD; the protein is encoded by the coding sequence ATGCCCCTCGGACTGCTCCGGCGGCGCCCGAAGAACGCCTCCGGGGACGCTCCGGCCCGCCTGTTCCCGCTCCCGGCCGGCGCGGGCGCCGTCGTCCGCGAGGTCCTGGACCCGGTGAACCAGCCCCTGGGCGCCGCCGAGGTGACCGTCACGGAACTCCGCGGCCACCAGGTAGTGGCCCGCGGCACGACCGACCCGTACGGCCTGTTCACGGCGGTGCTGCCGCCCGGCGGCTACAGCGTGCTGATCGTGGCCGAGGGGCTCGAACCGCACCGGGAGACCGTCGACGTCGTCGCCGACGCGGGACTGGTCACCCAGCGCGTATGGCTCCAGCCGGGCCGGCAGGCCGAACTCCCGGTACCCGGCACCTGGCTCTTCGACCCGCCGCACACCGCGATCCGCTTCATCGCCAGACACGTCGGCATGGCCCATGTGCACGGCCGCTTCGAACGCTTCGAGGGCGGCATCCAGGTCGCCCAGGACGTCTCCGACTCCCGCGTCCACGTCCGCATCGACGCGTCCAGCATCACCACGGGCAACCACACCCGCGACACCCATCTGCGCTCGGCCGACTTCCTCGACGTCAAGCAGTTCCCGTACATCGACTTCCGCAGCACCCGCTTCGCCTACCGGGGCGGCAGCAGATGGACCCTCCAGGGCACCCTCACCATGCACGGCGTGAGCCGGTCGGTGGCGCTGGACACCACCTACCTCGGCATGGTCAACGGCGGGTACGGCGAGGAACTGCGCTGCGCCGCCCTGGCCCGGTCGGAGCTGCACCGCGAGGACTACACCCTCAACTGGCGTTCCATGCTGGCCCGCGGCATCGCCGTGGTCGGCCCGACCGTCCAACTGGAACTGGACGTCCAGGCGATGTACCGCACCCACGACACCCCGACCCCACCGGACTGA
- a CDS encoding LysR family transcriptional regulator produces the protein MDLKQLKALVTVAEVGSVTRAAELLHLVQPAVTRQIRALEDELGVALFERTRQGMRPTEAGTVMVERARRALDELERARAEVQPAPGAVTGIVTAGLLESTADLLAEPLVSTLAEEHPGVELRLMTGYSGHLQRWLDDGDLDLTLLYNLDSTPSLHARPLVRERLWAVAPPAAGLSADRPVPFAEVAARPLVMPASGHGLRALIDAAAGRARAAMEMAVQTNSMRVQKRLVLAGHGWTVLPGVGIAEDVARGTLSAAPLCEPEVWRSIVLATPRAGRTPPAVQVVARELVRQVESAVGQGRWPSARPAHTG, from the coding sequence ATGGACCTCAAACAGCTCAAGGCGCTCGTCACCGTCGCCGAGGTGGGCAGCGTCACCCGCGCCGCCGAACTCCTGCATCTGGTGCAGCCGGCCGTGACCCGGCAGATCCGCGCCCTGGAGGACGAACTCGGGGTGGCGCTCTTCGAGCGGACCCGCCAGGGCATGCGGCCCACCGAGGCCGGGACCGTGATGGTGGAGCGGGCCCGGCGGGCGCTGGACGAGCTGGAGCGGGCCCGCGCCGAGGTGCAGCCCGCGCCGGGCGCGGTGACCGGGATTGTCACCGCGGGGCTGTTGGAGAGCACGGCCGACCTGCTCGCCGAACCCCTGGTGTCGACCCTGGCCGAGGAGCATCCCGGGGTGGAACTGCGGCTGATGACCGGCTACTCCGGACATCTGCAGCGGTGGCTGGACGACGGCGACCTGGATCTGACGCTGCTGTACAACCTGGACAGCACTCCGTCGCTGCACGCGCGTCCGCTGGTGCGGGAGCGTCTGTGGGCGGTCGCTCCGCCGGCGGCCGGGCTCAGCGCCGACCGGCCGGTGCCGTTCGCCGAGGTGGCGGCCCGGCCGCTCGTCATGCCCGCCTCCGGGCATGGCCTGCGGGCGTTGATCGACGCCGCGGCGGGGCGGGCGCGGGCCGCCATGGAGATGGCCGTGCAGACCAACTCCATGCGGGTGCAGAAGCGGCTCGTCCTGGCCGGGCACGGCTGGACCGTCCTGCCGGGCGTGGGGATCGCCGAGGACGTCGCGCGGGGCACGCTGAGCGCCGCGCCGTTGTGCGAGCCGGAGGTGTGGCGTTCGATCGTGCTCGCCACTCCCCGGGCCGGGCGGACTCCGCCCGCCGTCCAGGTCGTCGCCCGGGAACTGGTCCGACAGGTCGAGTCGGCGGTGGGGCAGGGGCGTTGGCCGTCCGCCCGGCCGGCTCATACCGGCTGA
- a CDS encoding CaiB/BaiF CoA transferase family protein encodes MTESPEAPLPLAGITVVSVEQAVAAPFATRQLADLGARVIKVERPGGGDFARRYDTTVHGESSYFVWLNRSKESLTLDLKTEDGREALERLLARADVFVQNLAPGAATRMGLGAEALRARFPSLIPCAITGYGSSGPWADRKAYDLLVQCQTGLVSLTGGPGEPARVGISVADIAAGMYAYSGILTALFTRATTGVARAVEVSLFEALAEWMGQPAYYTRFGGTQPPRVGTQHATIAPYGAYPAADGKDVLFSIQNEREWAALCERFLRDPALTDDPRFATGSARVAHRDELNAIVAERFAALDSREARDLLDAAGIANADVNDVQDFLAHPVLDARDRWRQVPLPGGTAVPALVPPVDLAGVTPRMDAVPAAGEHTDAILAELGLPPARSDTA; translated from the coding sequence GTGACCGAGTCGCCCGAAGCCCCGCTGCCGCTCGCCGGCATCACCGTCGTCAGCGTCGAACAGGCCGTCGCCGCGCCCTTCGCCACCCGTCAGCTCGCCGACCTCGGCGCCCGGGTGATCAAGGTCGAGCGCCCCGGAGGCGGGGACTTCGCCCGCCGCTACGACACCACCGTGCACGGCGAGTCCAGCTATTTCGTGTGGCTCAACCGCTCCAAGGAATCCCTGACCCTCGACCTCAAGACGGAGGACGGCCGCGAGGCGCTGGAGCGACTCCTCGCCCGGGCCGACGTGTTCGTACAGAACCTCGCCCCCGGGGCGGCCACCCGGATGGGACTCGGCGCGGAGGCGCTGCGCGCACGCTTCCCCTCCCTGATCCCCTGCGCGATCACGGGATACGGCTCCAGCGGCCCCTGGGCCGACCGCAAGGCCTACGACCTGCTGGTGCAGTGCCAGACCGGGCTGGTATCCCTCACCGGAGGCCCGGGGGAACCCGCCCGGGTGGGCATCTCCGTCGCCGACATCGCCGCCGGCATGTACGCCTACTCCGGCATCCTCACCGCCCTGTTCACCCGGGCCACCACCGGTGTCGCCCGAGCCGTCGAGGTCTCGCTGTTCGAGGCGCTCGCGGAGTGGATGGGCCAGCCCGCCTACTACACCCGCTTCGGCGGAACCCAGCCCCCGCGCGTCGGCACCCAGCACGCCACCATCGCCCCCTACGGCGCCTACCCGGCCGCCGACGGCAAGGACGTCCTGTTCTCCATCCAGAACGAACGCGAATGGGCCGCGCTGTGCGAGCGGTTCCTGCGCGACCCGGCCCTGACCGACGACCCCCGCTTCGCCACCGGCTCGGCCCGCGTCGCCCACCGCGACGAACTGAACGCGATCGTGGCCGAGCGGTTCGCCGCCCTGGACAGCCGGGAGGCGCGGGACCTGCTGGACGCGGCGGGCATCGCCAACGCCGACGTCAACGACGTCCAGGACTTCCTCGCCCATCCCGTGCTCGACGCCCGGGACCGCTGGCGGCAGGTGCCTCTCCCCGGCGGCACCGCCGTACCGGCCCTCGTCCCGCCCGTGGACCTGGCCGGTGTGACGCCCCGCATGGACGCCGTCCCGGCCGCGGGCGAGCACACCGACGCCATCCTGGCCGAACTCGGCCTCCCTCCGGCGAGGAGCGACACCGCATGA
- a CDS encoding acyl-CoA dehydrogenase family protein translates to MSTLDVLSEDEQLVVRTVRDFVDKDVRPVVRELEHTNTYPEALVERMKTLGVFGLAVPEEYGGTPVSTPCYVLVTEELARGWMSLAGAMGGHTVVAKLLLHFGTEEQKRRYLPRMATGEVRATMALTEPGGGSDLQAMTTVARRDPDGYVVDGAKTWITNSRRSGLIALLCKTDPDATPAHRGISVLLVEHGPGLTVSRDLPRLGYKGVESCELSFEEYRAPADALLGGVEGQGFAQMMKGLETGRLQVAARALGVGRAALEDALAYAQDRESFGKPIWRHQSIGNYLADMATSLTAARQLTLYAAREAEAGRRVDMEAGMAKLFASETAMQIALNAVRIHGGYGYSTEFDVERYFRDAPLMIVGEGTNEIQRNVIARQLVERGGLDT, encoded by the coding sequence ATGAGCACCCTGGACGTCCTGTCCGAGGACGAGCAGCTCGTCGTCCGCACGGTCCGTGACTTCGTGGACAAGGACGTGCGCCCGGTCGTCCGGGAGCTGGAGCACACGAACACCTACCCCGAGGCCCTCGTCGAGCGGATGAAGACCCTCGGTGTGTTCGGCCTCGCCGTCCCCGAGGAGTACGGCGGCACACCCGTCTCCACCCCCTGCTACGTCCTCGTCACCGAGGAACTGGCGCGCGGCTGGATGAGCCTGGCCGGTGCGATGGGCGGCCACACGGTCGTCGCCAAGCTGCTGCTGCACTTCGGGACGGAGGAGCAGAAGCGGCGGTATCTGCCGAGGATGGCCACCGGCGAGGTCCGCGCGACCATGGCGCTGACCGAACCGGGCGGCGGTTCGGACCTCCAGGCGATGACCACCGTCGCCCGCCGCGACCCGGACGGTTACGTGGTCGACGGCGCGAAGACCTGGATCACCAACTCGCGGCGGTCCGGCCTGATCGCCCTGCTGTGCAAGACCGACCCCGACGCCACCCCCGCCCACCGCGGCATCTCCGTCCTGCTCGTCGAGCACGGCCCGGGACTCACCGTCTCCCGCGACCTGCCCAGGCTCGGCTACAAGGGCGTGGAGAGCTGCGAGCTGTCCTTCGAGGAGTACCGGGCCCCGGCCGACGCCCTGCTCGGCGGTGTCGAGGGCCAGGGCTTCGCACAGATGATGAAGGGGCTGGAGACCGGACGCCTCCAGGTCGCCGCCCGCGCCCTGGGCGTCGGCCGGGCGGCCCTGGAGGACGCGCTCGCCTACGCCCAGGACCGCGAGTCGTTCGGCAAGCCGATCTGGCGGCACCAGTCCATCGGCAACTACCTCGCGGACATGGCGACCTCCCTCACCGCGGCCCGCCAGCTCACCCTGTACGCCGCCCGGGAGGCGGAGGCCGGCCGCCGGGTCGACATGGAGGCGGGCATGGCCAAGCTGTTCGCCTCCGAGACGGCGATGCAGATCGCCCTCAACGCCGTGCGCATCCACGGGGGTTACGGCTACTCGACCGAGTTCGACGTCGAACGCTACTTCCGCGACGCCCCGTTGATGATCGTCGGCGAGGGCACCAACGAGATCCAGCGCAACGTCATCGCGAGGCAACTGGTCGAGCGAGGGGGCCTCGACACCTGA
- a CDS encoding helix-turn-helix domain-containing protein — protein sequence MGVTPSTAGAQPGGTVTTHRLGPLCVTTTESGPVEIPPSAQAIGRPTADDHITVLLQASGRVLLDQSDRQTPLGPGCLVFTDTNRPYTLIGGDRSRTHAFRLPQQSLGLREADRRRVAEAPVPPDTEIAALVVPFLSRLADRAGAYEPHLRPLLARNAADLLATLAAERLAHGTPRAGTDTAGTLLRLRIKGYVEDHLTDPDLTPRTIAAAHHISVRHVHRLFQAEGTTVGRWIRHRRLEACRRALGRPARDAPVLTAIAHRFGFTSYSHFSRAFRAAYGMSPSEWRGRLGV from the coding sequence ATGGGAGTCACGCCGTCCACCGCCGGCGCACAGCCCGGCGGTACCGTGACCACCCATCGGCTCGGCCCGCTGTGCGTCACGACCACCGAGTCCGGCCCGGTGGAGATTCCCCCGTCCGCCCAGGCGATCGGCCGCCCCACGGCCGACGACCACATCACGGTGCTGCTTCAGGCCAGCGGCCGCGTCCTCCTCGACCAGAGCGACCGGCAGACCCCGCTCGGGCCCGGCTGTCTCGTCTTCACCGACACGAACCGGCCCTACACCCTCATCGGCGGGGACCGCTCCCGCACCCACGCCTTCCGGTTGCCGCAGCAGTCGCTGGGGTTGCGCGAGGCCGACCGGAGGCGTGTCGCCGAGGCGCCGGTCCCGCCCGACACCGAGATCGCCGCCCTGGTCGTCCCGTTTCTCTCCCGGCTCGCCGACCGGGCCGGCGCCTACGAGCCACACCTGCGCCCCCTGCTCGCCCGCAACGCCGCGGACCTGCTGGCCACCCTCGCCGCCGAGCGCCTGGCCCACGGCACCCCACGCGCCGGCACCGACACCGCCGGCACCCTGCTGCGGCTGCGCATCAAGGGCTATGTCGAGGACCACCTCACCGATCCGGATCTGACCCCCCGGACGATCGCCGCCGCCCACCACATCTCCGTACGGCACGTCCACCGGCTCTTCCAGGCCGAGGGCACCACCGTCGGCCGCTGGATCCGGCACCGCCGGCTGGAGGCCTGCCGCCGCGCGCTCGGCCGCCCCGCCCGGGACGCCCCCGTGCTCACGGCCATCGCCCACCGCTTCGGCTTCACCAGTTACTCCCACTTCAGCCGGGCCTTCCGCGCCGCCTACGGCATGTCGCCCAGCGAGTGGCGCGGGAGGCTCGGCGTGTGA
- a CDS encoding AraC family transcriptional regulator, giving the protein MTTARQDPSAPPPVQELGAPWRGLSVARATVTQGVAEWERPPSDGFRLVVHLRGTARCEADTGDGRRRTVSCAPGDVCRIPPGHPRVAVRCRLLGPGPLEMVRIVLPAEVFGRHTAEEPGGRPVDLQSLERLPAPDPLICTMAAALVRAREAGAGQLYADSAAEYLAAHLLAPLHGEAAPGALGRRELDTVIAYMRAHLADRVGLDDLARQVALSRFHFLRLFSATTGRTPHQFLTALRIETACRLLERGDEPVGRIGRWCGFSTASHFSTVFRRQVGHTPTEYRRLWRGPV; this is encoded by the coding sequence ATGACGACTGCCCGCCAGGACCCCTCGGCGCCTCCGCCCGTGCAGGAACTCGGGGCCCCCTGGCGGGGGTTGAGCGTGGCACGGGCGACGGTGACGCAGGGAGTCGCCGAGTGGGAGCGGCCGCCCTCCGACGGGTTCCGGCTCGTCGTCCATCTGCGGGGTACCGCCCGGTGCGAGGCGGACACCGGTGACGGCCGGCGGCGCACGGTGTCGTGCGCGCCCGGTGACGTCTGCCGGATCCCGCCCGGGCACCCCCGGGTCGCGGTCCGTTGCCGACTGCTCGGGCCGGGCCCCCTGGAGATGGTCCGCATCGTCCTGCCGGCCGAGGTCTTCGGGCGCCACACGGCCGAGGAGCCGGGCGGCCGGCCCGTCGATCTCCAGTCACTGGAGCGGCTGCCGGCACCCGATCCGCTGATCTGCACCATGGCCGCCGCTCTGGTCAGGGCACGCGAGGCCGGAGCGGGACAGCTCTACGCCGACTCCGCGGCGGAGTACCTCGCGGCGCATCTCCTCGCACCCCTGCACGGCGAGGCCGCCCCCGGGGCACTCGGCCGGCGCGAGCTGGACACCGTCATCGCGTACATGCGGGCCCACCTCGCCGACCGCGTCGGACTGGACGACCTGGCCCGTCAGGTCGCCCTGAGCCGGTTCCACTTCCTGCGTCTGTTCTCCGCGACGACCGGACGGACACCCCATCAGTTCCTCACCGCTCTGCGGATCGAGACCGCGTGCCGGTTGCTGGAGAGGGGTGACGAACCGGTGGGCAGGATCGGCCGGTGGTGCGGGTTCAGCACGGCCAGCCACTTCTCCACGGTGTTCCGCAGACAGGTCGGCCACACGCCCACGGAGTACCGGCGGCTGTGGCGCGGACCCGTGTGA
- a CDS encoding RlpA-like double-psi beta-barrel domain-containing protein translates to MSRIVQSLTAMKSATRRSVTLGAVAAGIAATTALGASPASAETWHYGSITWYNPSVGVGACGEWHGDNELVAAVSPQMYGSYPNPNNSPVCGKYVVVHAAGGKATWAKIVDRCADCGPYDVDLSPAAFGVLADLGVGRFSTYWADYI, encoded by the coding sequence GTGTCCCGAATCGTGCAGTCCCTCACAGCCATGAAGAGCGCCACCCGGCGCTCTGTGACACTCGGCGCGGTCGCCGCCGGCATCGCCGCCACGACCGCGCTGGGCGCCTCCCCCGCCTCCGCCGAGACCTGGCACTACGGGAGCATCACCTGGTACAACCCGAGCGTCGGCGTCGGGGCGTGCGGTGAGTGGCACGGCGACAACGAGCTGGTGGCGGCGGTCTCCCCGCAGATGTACGGCAGCTACCCCAACCCGAACAACTCCCCCGTGTGCGGCAAGTACGTGGTCGTCCATGCCGCGGGCGGGAAGGCCACGTGGGCGAAGATCGTCGACCGGTGCGCGGATTGCGGGCCGTACGACGTGGACCTCAGCCCCGCCGCGTTCGGCGTGCTCGCCGACCTCGGCGTCGGCAGGTTCAGCACCTACTGGGCCGATTACATCTGA
- a CDS encoding gamma-glutamyl-gamma-aminobutyrate hydrolase family protein — MSRTSGATRPLIAVPARFCATTSALRYAAEVTARALVEAVWRAGGEPAAIHPAPGELPERLTRFDGVLLPGGGDLAPYRYGADATHASVYDVDETQDAFDLDLARHSLDLGLPLLAICRGLQVVNVALGGTLEQDMGGPEHEHRHIVHPVTVRRGSLLEEALGAEKAEASCYHHQRVDRVGEGLTVTATAADGTVEGLEIPGAAGWFTAVQWHPEDTAPEDRAQQGLFDTLVRACATSR; from the coding sequence GTGAGCCGTACGAGCGGGGCCACCCGGCCCCTGATCGCCGTCCCCGCCCGCTTCTGCGCGACCACCTCCGCGCTGCGGTACGCCGCGGAGGTCACCGCCCGCGCCCTGGTCGAGGCCGTCTGGCGGGCCGGCGGCGAACCGGCGGCCATCCACCCCGCCCCCGGGGAGCTGCCCGAACGCCTCACCCGCTTCGACGGCGTCCTGCTCCCCGGCGGCGGCGACCTCGCCCCGTACCGCTACGGCGCCGACGCCACCCACGCCAGCGTCTACGACGTCGACGAGACCCAGGACGCCTTCGATCTCGACCTCGCGCGGCACTCACTCGACCTGGGCCTGCCGCTGCTGGCGATCTGCCGCGGCCTCCAGGTCGTGAACGTCGCCCTCGGCGGCACCCTGGAACAGGACATGGGCGGCCCCGAGCACGAGCACCGGCACATCGTGCACCCGGTGACGGTACGGCGCGGCTCCCTGCTGGAGGAGGCGCTCGGCGCGGAGAAGGCCGAGGCGTCCTGCTACCACCACCAGCGCGTGGACCGCGTCGGGGAAGGACTCACCGTCACCGCCACGGCCGCCGACGGCACCGTGGAGGGCCTCGAAATCCCGGGCGCCGCAGGGTGGTTCACCGCGGTCCAGTGGCACCCCGAGGACACCGCCCCCGAGGACCGGGCACAACAGGGGCTCTTCGACACCCTCGTACGAGCCTGTGCAACATCACGCTAG
- a CDS encoding aldehyde dehydrogenase — protein MPALAHDELLRRAKDLTPPTRHHIDGVDEPGGGTTFTVVSPRDGQVLAEVADARQAEVDLAVAAARRAFDCGPWPRLAPADRGRILLRVADLLEERRTELALTVGLEMGKPISDAYGIELRAAITTFRWYGQLADKLTDEAPHTARDALALVTREPAGVVGAVVPWNFPLTLASWKIAPALAAGCTVVLKPSENAPLSALLLGRIATEAGLPPGVLNVVTGDGPVAGRALGLHPEVDVLAFTGSTAVGRHFLRYAADSNLKRVWLELGGKSPNIVLPDAPDLDKAAATAAWGIFFNQGAMCTAPSRLLVHSSVAERVTEAIVRRARELRIGDPLDPATEMGALVGESHLQRVRDHIATGLDEGARLLTGGSRTLTATGGSFLEPTVFDRVDPGMRLAREEIFGPVLSVLAFDDLDEAVRLANATEYGLAAGLWTSDLSTAHRVSRALKAGTVWVNCYEEGDLTVPFGGVKQSGNGRDKSVHAIEKYTELKTTWIQL, from the coding sequence ATGCCGGCCCTCGCCCACGACGAGCTGCTGCGTCGCGCCAAGGACCTCACCCCGCCCACCCGGCACCACATCGACGGGGTGGACGAGCCGGGCGGCGGGACCACCTTCACCGTCGTCTCGCCCCGCGACGGCCAGGTGCTGGCCGAGGTCGCGGACGCCCGGCAGGCCGAGGTGGACCTGGCCGTGGCCGCCGCCCGCCGGGCCTTCGACTGCGGCCCCTGGCCGCGCCTCGCACCCGCCGACCGCGGCCGGATCCTGCTGCGCGTCGCCGACCTCCTCGAAGAGCGGCGCACCGAGCTGGCGTTGACCGTCGGCCTGGAGATGGGCAAGCCGATCAGCGACGCGTACGGCATCGAACTGCGCGCCGCGATCACCACGTTCCGCTGGTACGGTCAGCTCGCCGACAAGCTCACCGACGAGGCGCCGCACACCGCCCGGGACGCCCTGGCGCTGGTCACCCGGGAACCGGCGGGTGTCGTGGGCGCCGTCGTACCGTGGAACTTCCCCCTGACGCTGGCGAGTTGGAAGATCGCCCCGGCGCTGGCCGCGGGCTGCACGGTGGTGCTGAAGCCGTCCGAGAACGCACCGCTGTCGGCGCTGCTGCTCGGCCGGATCGCCACCGAGGCCGGACTGCCGCCGGGGGTGCTGAACGTGGTGACCGGCGACGGGCCGGTGGCCGGCCGGGCGCTCGGCCTGCACCCCGAGGTGGACGTGCTGGCCTTCACCGGCTCCACCGCCGTCGGCCGGCACTTCCTGCGCTACGCGGCCGACTCCAACCTCAAGCGGGTCTGGCTGGAGCTCGGCGGCAAGTCGCCGAACATCGTCCTGCCCGACGCCCCCGACCTGGACAAGGCCGCCGCCACCGCCGCCTGGGGCATCTTCTTCAACCAGGGCGCGATGTGCACCGCCCCGTCCCGGCTGCTGGTGCACTCCTCCGTCGCCGAACGCGTCACCGAGGCGATCGTCCGGCGGGCCCGGGAGCTGCGGATCGGCGACCCCCTCGACCCGGCGACCGAGATGGGTGCCCTGGTCGGCGAGAGCCATCTTCAGCGGGTGCGGGACCACATCGCCACGGGGCTGGACGAGGGCGCCCGTCTGCTCACCGGCGGCTCCCGCACGCTCACCGCCACCGGGGGCAGCTTCCTGGAGCCGACCGTCTTCGACCGGGTGGACCCCGGGATGCGGCTCGCCCGGGAGGAGATCTTCGGGCCGGTCCTGTCCGTGCTCGCCTTCGACGACCTGGACGAGGCGGTCCGGCTGGCCAACGCCACCGAGTACGGGCTCGCCGCCGGACTGTGGACCTCCGACCTGTCCACCGCCCACCGGGTCTCCCGCGCCCTGAAGGCCGGCACGGTCTGGGTCAACTGCTACGAGGAGGGCGACCTGACCGTCCCCTTCGGCGGGGTGAAGCAGTCGGGCAACGGCCGTGACAAGTCCGTCCACGCGATCGAGAAGTACACCGAACTGAAGACGACCTGGATCCAGCTGTGA